A window of the Thiomicrospira microaerophila genome harbors these coding sequences:
- a CDS encoding YifB family Mg chelatase-like AAA ATPase, with the protein MSFALVQSRALVGMDAPLVQVEVHASNGLPSLSIVGLPEAAVKESKDRVRSALLNSGFELPPKRITINLAPADLPKAGSRFDLAIALAVLVATQQLPAQALAGHEFYGELGLNGELRNISGLLPALIKAKKEKTVAIIPQAGLVEASLLTHADIWGAKHLLEVCAYLTQQAKLQAVPDRDIGQLNYPVDLADVRGQAQAKRALEVAASGQHSLLMVGPPGAGKSMLAQRLVTLLPPMNEQEAIESAALRSIAGEPLIAGQFYQRFLKEPHHSSSAAALIGGGQNPKPGALTLAHHNVLFMDEFPEFKRDVIEALREPLETKKVNISRVKQQVIYPCDTLFVAAFNPTPSGFFSDDPRCTDSPDQIARYRRKISGPILDRIDLHLQVPAVEVDQLTAPCDPNAESSDLVRERVQAVREIQYSRQGCLNSALSLAQLEQYVELTQSDQLFLKQAMTRLELSARSYHKILRLARTLADMGRESTITKAHLAEALGYRNLERQGFK; encoded by the coding sequence TTGAGCTTTGCTTTAGTTCAAAGTCGTGCTTTGGTGGGGATGGATGCGCCTTTAGTTCAGGTTGAGGTGCATGCCTCGAATGGTTTGCCTAGTTTATCGATTGTGGGTTTACCTGAAGCCGCAGTCAAAGAGAGTAAAGATCGTGTAAGAAGTGCGCTGTTAAATAGTGGTTTTGAATTGCCGCCAAAGCGTATTACGATCAACCTTGCGCCAGCAGACCTTCCCAAGGCGGGGAGCCGATTTGATCTTGCGATTGCCTTAGCGGTTTTGGTCGCTACCCAGCAGTTACCGGCACAGGCCTTGGCCGGTCATGAGTTTTACGGTGAGTTGGGATTAAATGGGGAGCTCAGGAATATTTCGGGCTTGTTGCCTGCCTTAATTAAGGCTAAAAAAGAAAAGACCGTTGCGATTATTCCACAAGCAGGCCTGGTTGAAGCCTCGCTATTGACCCATGCGGATATTTGGGGTGCAAAGCATTTATTGGAAGTTTGTGCTTACCTAACGCAACAAGCTAAGTTACAAGCTGTACCGGATCGTGATATTGGTCAGTTGAATTATCCGGTTGATCTAGCGGATGTCCGTGGTCAAGCTCAGGCGAAGCGGGCTTTAGAAGTTGCTGCCAGTGGTCAGCATTCTTTGTTGATGGTGGGGCCGCCAGGGGCTGGAAAAAGTATGTTGGCACAGCGTTTGGTCACTCTTTTACCTCCGATGAATGAGCAGGAAGCGATTGAAAGTGCCGCTTTGCGTTCGATTGCGGGTGAGCCTCTGATTGCCGGCCAGTTTTATCAGCGCTTTCTCAAAGAGCCTCACCACTCATCGTCTGCTGCTGCCCTGATTGGGGGTGGCCAAAATCCTAAGCCCGGTGCTTTGACGCTTGCGCATCACAATGTCTTGTTTATGGATGAGTTTCCTGAGTTTAAACGTGATGTTATCGAAGCGCTACGGGAACCGTTGGAAACTAAGAAAGTCAATATCTCAAGGGTTAAACAGCAGGTGATTTATCCTTGTGATACTTTATTTGTGGCTGCTTTTAATCCGACTCCCAGTGGTTTCTTTTCCGATGACCCACGTTGTACCGATAGTCCGGATCAAATCGCCCGTTATCGTCGTAAAATATCAGGGCCGATTCTGGATAGGATTGATCTTCATTTACAGGTGCCTGCCGTGGAGGTTGACCAACTCACCGCGCCTTGTGATCCGAATGCCGAAAGCTCTGATCTGGTGCGCGAGCGGGTTCAGGCTGTTCGTGAGATTCAATATAGCCGTCAAGGTTGTTTGAATTCGGCCTTGAGCTTGGCGCAGCTTGAACAGTATGTCGAGTTAACTCAATCAGATCAGTTGTTTTTGAAGCAGGCGATGACCCGTTTAGAGCTATCGGCACGTTCGTATCATAAAATTCTACGATTGGCACGAACGCTTGCAGATATGGGGCGTGAATCTACGATTACTAAGGCACATTTGGCTGAGGCTCTGGGTTATCGTAATCTTGAACGCCAGGGGTTTAAATAA
- a CDS encoding accessory factor UbiK family protein yields MFNAAQLEGLTRKVLEIIPDEMGQAPEAFKAQLKAGLQRALQDMDLVTREEFDVQTAVLAKTRAKLEAIEQRLADWDKPGKDV; encoded by the coding sequence ATGTTTAATGCAGCGCAATTGGAAGGGTTAACCCGTAAGGTTTTGGAAATTATTCCGGATGAAATGGGGCAGGCTCCAGAAGCTTTTAAAGCCCAGTTAAAGGCCGGCTTGCAACGTGCTTTGCAAGATATGGACTTGGTTACCCGTGAAGAGTTTGATGTGCAAACAGCCGTGCTGGCTAAAACACGTGCTAAGCTCGAAGCCATTGAACAGCGGTTGGCCGATTGGGATAAGCCGGGTAAGGACGTTTAG
- a CDS encoding GGDEF domain-containing protein produces the protein MNMQPDTFEKAQKIFQHISEIFEEKQINPSPTNYLVWYSYFKGDKPKLRQELDLILQDPFGFSDRAGRRLYAEYLDEDQEQSDLDKLFKRLLDAMMKKLTAWTNKLETSTHQLDQYSQELSHNQLNQEELKNLTHSMITTTAQMRDHNQTFQKELMTALTEIQRLKRQLLEARAESMQDELTQLGNRKAFNLAIEELTTQEPAASLYLIMTDIDHFKSFNDRFGHLVGDSVLRYLANILKKERKINHTSCRYGGEEFAILIPNATTEQAKDHAETLRQELQKVHLKRKDTGEILPDITASFGIAQYRQYESIDEFIKRADDMLYRAKQQGRNRVVTEFDQDPG, from the coding sequence ATGAACATGCAGCCTGACACCTTTGAAAAAGCGCAAAAAATTTTTCAACACATCAGTGAAATTTTTGAAGAGAAGCAAATCAATCCCAGCCCAACCAATTATTTGGTTTGGTATAGCTACTTTAAAGGTGATAAACCTAAACTACGTCAAGAGTTAGACTTAATACTGCAAGACCCCTTTGGCTTCAGTGATCGAGCAGGAAGACGGCTTTACGCTGAGTACCTGGATGAAGATCAAGAGCAATCGGATCTTGACAAGCTTTTCAAGCGTTTGCTTGATGCGATGATGAAAAAACTGACAGCCTGGACTAACAAGCTAGAGACCAGCACGCATCAGCTAGATCAATACAGCCAAGAACTGTCTCACAATCAATTAAACCAAGAGGAACTCAAAAACCTCACCCATTCAATGATTACTACCACTGCACAAATGCGTGATCACAACCAAACTTTTCAAAAAGAACTCATGACGGCACTAACGGAAATTCAACGCCTGAAACGTCAGCTTTTGGAAGCGAGGGCGGAAAGCATGCAGGATGAACTCACTCAACTCGGTAACCGCAAGGCCTTTAACCTAGCTATTGAAGAATTAACCACACAAGAACCCGCCGCGTCACTATATTTAATCATGACTGACATTGATCACTTCAAAAGCTTCAATGACCGCTTTGGACACTTGGTTGGCGACAGTGTTTTACGTTACCTCGCCAATATCTTAAAAAAAGAACGTAAGATTAACCATACCAGCTGTCGATATGGCGGTGAAGAATTTGCAATCCTCATTCCCAACGCCACCACTGAACAAGCCAAAGACCATGCAGAAACACTGCGACAAGAACTGCAAAAAGTGCACCTAAAGCGCAAGGATACCGGTGAAATCCTACCGGATATTACCGCTTCATTTGGGATTGCTCAATACCGCCAATACGAATCGATTGATGAGTTTATTAAACGCGCTGACGATATGCTTTATCGCGCTAAACAACAAGGTCGCAATCGCGTTGTGACCGAGTTTGATCAAGACCCTGGCTAA
- a CDS encoding SPOR domain-containing protein, translating into MARDLRHGPSPKFEFQRRSQQMQADQENHQRRKLPFTGKIGLFFLALVTAFLIISHFIQQFQQRTSQSVQVNEVYQPPMTEKPVEKMETTALQPTSSKSAVREVEIEESISAVNYSFYTELPRMEVVVDVEPLPIKLPEPMWIQAGSFRDLAQAQREQQRLSAEGRAMLISPIETQNGRFYRMMLGPFTDRLALNQQRNALRRLGADTRVVKAPASTLPLD; encoded by the coding sequence ATGGCACGTGATTTACGACATGGTCCGTCACCCAAGTTTGAGTTTCAGCGTCGTTCGCAACAAATGCAGGCAGACCAAGAAAACCATCAGCGCAGAAAGTTGCCGTTTACCGGTAAGATTGGTTTGTTTTTTCTGGCTTTGGTGACGGCCTTTCTGATTATCAGCCATTTTATTCAACAATTTCAGCAGAGGACAAGTCAAAGCGTTCAAGTCAATGAGGTTTATCAGCCTCCAATGACAGAGAAGCCTGTCGAAAAAATGGAAACAACAGCACTTCAACCTACGTCCTCCAAGTCGGCGGTTCGAGAAGTTGAGATTGAGGAATCGATTTCTGCTGTAAATTACAGCTTTTATACCGAGTTACCTCGGATGGAAGTAGTGGTGGATGTTGAGCCGTTACCGATTAAGTTACCGGAACCCATGTGGATTCAGGCGGGATCTTTTCGTGATTTAGCTCAAGCGCAAAGGGAGCAGCAACGCTTGTCGGCTGAGGGGCGAGCAATGTTAATATCGCCGATTGAAACGCAAAACGGTCGTTTTTATCGGATGATGTTGGGGCCATTTACCGATCGGTTGGCTTTAAATCAGCAGCGTAATGCCTTAAGGCGGTTGGGAGCGGACACCCGCGTGGTCAAGGCACCTGCAAGCACCCTGCCACTGGATTAG
- the argS gene encoding arginine--tRNA ligase translates to MKTKLNQILIDVIDQLKAEGVIPNEQSVRVQVDATKDKAHGDFATNLAMMLSKAAAMPPRDLAVKIIELLPQDSVITKVELAGPGFINFFVADQAKFSVVNSVLEQAERFGQAAVGQGRSVLVEFVSANPTGPLHVGHGRGAAYGASLSNLLAFAGFDVTREYYVNDAGRQMDILATSVWLRYLEICGENFDFPSNGYKGDYIYAVSRQLFDQHGDRLRKPAFEVFAGVCADEGQEQGDKEQHIDDLITRAKALLGAQDYELVFGLVLKDILTDIEEDLAEFGVTFDNWFSERSLMHSGVVDAALEKLQQSGQVYENNGALWFRSTDYGDEKDRVVVRENGLKTYFASDIAYHFNKLERGYETLIDIWGADHHGYIPRVKAAMQAMDTSPDALEVQLVQFAILYRGGERAQMSTRSGQFVTLRELRDEVGSDAARFFYVARKSEQHMDFDLDLAKSKSNENPVYYIQYAHARICNVLNQLEPKGYQLDLAQGLANLNLLTESHETDLASKLAQFPELISRAALAREPHQVAYYLKDLAHGLHSYYNSQQFIVEDDALRNARLALICAVQQVLKNGLAIIGVSAPENM, encoded by the coding sequence ATGAAAACCAAACTAAACCAAATTTTAATTGATGTCATTGACCAGCTAAAAGCCGAGGGTGTAATTCCTAATGAGCAGAGCGTTCGTGTTCAAGTGGATGCGACTAAAGATAAGGCGCATGGCGACTTTGCTACTAATTTGGCGATGATGTTGTCGAAAGCGGCCGCGATGCCACCAAGGGACTTAGCGGTAAAGATTATTGAACTGCTGCCTCAGGATTCGGTGATTACCAAGGTTGAATTGGCAGGGCCGGGGTTTATCAATTTTTTTGTAGCCGATCAAGCTAAGTTCAGCGTGGTCAATAGCGTGCTTGAACAGGCGGAACGTTTTGGGCAGGCAGCGGTGGGGCAGGGGCGATCGGTGTTGGTTGAATTTGTTTCGGCAAATCCGACGGGGCCCTTGCATGTAGGGCATGGTCGTGGGGCTGCTTACGGTGCCAGTTTGTCGAATTTGTTAGCGTTTGCCGGTTTTGATGTTACGCGTGAATATTATGTCAATGATGCCGGTCGTCAAATGGATATTTTGGCAACGTCTGTTTGGTTGCGATATTTAGAAATTTGCGGTGAAAACTTTGATTTCCCTAGCAATGGCTATAAGGGGGATTATATCTATGCGGTTTCGCGTCAGTTGTTTGATCAGCATGGCGATAGATTGCGTAAGCCTGCGTTTGAAGTTTTTGCTGGCGTTTGTGCTGATGAGGGGCAGGAGCAGGGTGATAAAGAGCAGCATATCGATGACCTGATTACACGGGCTAAAGCCTTGTTAGGTGCTCAGGACTATGAGCTGGTTTTTGGTTTAGTTTTGAAGGATATTTTGACTGATATCGAAGAGGATCTTGCTGAGTTTGGCGTTACGTTTGATAACTGGTTCTCAGAACGATCTTTAATGCACAGTGGCGTGGTGGATGCCGCTTTAGAAAAGCTGCAGCAGTCCGGTCAGGTGTATGAAAATAATGGTGCGCTTTGGTTCCGTTCAACTGATTATGGCGATGAAAAAGACCGAGTTGTTGTGCGTGAAAATGGTTTGAAAACCTATTTTGCATCGGATATTGCTTATCATTTTAATAAGCTGGAACGTGGCTATGAAACCCTGATTGATATTTGGGGCGCGGATCATCATGGTTATATTCCTCGGGTTAAGGCTGCGATGCAGGCAATGGATACCAGCCCTGATGCCCTTGAGGTACAGTTGGTTCAGTTTGCAATTTTATACCGTGGTGGTGAGCGAGCTCAGATGTCTACCCGAAGCGGTCAGTTTGTAACCCTGCGTGAACTACGAGATGAAGTAGGTTCGGATGCAGCACGCTTTTTTTATGTTGCACGTAAGTCTGAGCAGCATATGGACTTTGATTTGGATTTGGCAAAATCTAAGTCAAATGAAAACCCAGTTTATTACATTCAATATGCGCATGCACGTATTTGTAATGTTTTGAATCAGTTAGAGCCAAAAGGCTATCAATTGGATTTAGCTCAAGGTTTGGCAAATTTAAATCTTTTAACCGAGTCGCATGAGACGGATTTGGCTTCTAAGTTGGCGCAGTTCCCTGAACTGATTAGTCGTGCGGCATTGGCGCGTGAGCCTCATCAAGTGGCGTACTATTTAAAAGACTTGGCGCATGGCTTGCACAGTTACTATAACTCACAACAATTTATTGTAGAAGATGATGCTTTACGTAATGCGCGTTTAGCTCTGATTTGTGCGGTACAACAGGTGCTTAAAAATGGCTTAGCGATTATTGGCGTGAGTGCGCCAGAGAATATGTAA